In Mucilaginibacter celer, one DNA window encodes the following:
- a CDS encoding RagB/SusD family nutrient uptake outer membrane protein — translation MKFNYKLFCLLFLMTVAGSCKKYLDVVPPDVGTIDYAFRSKNEAENYLFTCYSSVQQLNDMNRSAGFTTSGEIIFPLNLPGNPIDITGFTLITGTQNVGEPGLNFWDGRANGTAMYVAIRRCNTMLENIDKPADLSAVEKKRWIAEVKFLKAYYHYYLMRMYGPVPIVDVNLPVEASTAEVKVKRQSVDDVVNYVVGLLDQAIPDLPATIDNPSKELGRITAPAAAAIKAEVLMTAASPLFNGNPDYANFKDKSGKNLFPTSFDATKWQKAATACKTAIDMCEAAGLHLNQTFIPSPAVTNLPDSLKRVLTFQTALTQKWDINPELIWSLSNIWHGQEYCIPRLTQKANQNDGQNPAYYAVPISTTDLFYTNKGVPIDEDKTWDYADRNQLRTGDAANFYYIKQGYQTIKAHFDREPRFYGSIGFDGGIWFGDGILDAKIAHYVPARGVTALAGPKTLQKTNITGYWPKKLANYLTVYDDGFNWTDFSMPVMRMAGLYLLYAEALNEANGPTADAISYVDRVRARAGLDGVVNAWAAYSKNPSKPTTKEGLRAIIHQERRIELCFEGQSGWDLRRWKELQGVLSTPLTGWSIYEEQAINYYRARNVEIPVFNTRDYLWPIWNNSIVINDNLVQNPYW, via the coding sequence ATGAAATTTAACTATAAACTTTTTTGCCTGCTATTTTTAATGACGGTAGCCGGCTCATGCAAAAAATATCTTGACGTTGTACCGCCTGATGTAGGTACGATTGACTACGCTTTCAGGAGCAAGAACGAGGCGGAGAATTATCTTTTTACCTGCTATTCATCGGTACAGCAATTAAATGATATGAACAGGAGCGCCGGCTTCACCACCTCGGGCGAGATTATTTTCCCGCTCAACCTGCCCGGCAACCCTATTGATATTACCGGTTTTACGTTGATAACCGGCACCCAAAACGTTGGCGAACCAGGTTTAAACTTCTGGGATGGCCGTGCTAACGGTACTGCCATGTACGTAGCCATCAGGCGCTGTAACACCATGCTGGAGAATATCGACAAACCTGCCGACCTATCTGCCGTTGAAAAGAAACGCTGGATAGCCGAGGTGAAATTTTTAAAGGCCTACTATCACTATTATTTAATGCGGATGTACGGCCCGGTGCCAATTGTTGATGTTAACTTACCTGTTGAAGCATCTACTGCAGAAGTTAAAGTGAAACGCCAGTCAGTTGACGATGTAGTTAATTATGTAGTGGGTTTGCTGGATCAGGCCATTCCCGATCTGCCTGCTACCATCGATAATCCATCTAAAGAGCTGGGCAGGATCACAGCGCCTGCAGCAGCGGCTATCAAAGCCGAGGTGTTGATGACGGCTGCGAGCCCGCTGTTTAACGGGAACCCGGATTATGCCAACTTTAAAGACAAAAGCGGCAAAAACCTGTTCCCAACCTCATTTGATGCCACCAAATGGCAAAAAGCGGCTACGGCTTGCAAAACGGCTATTGATATGTGCGAGGCTGCCGGTTTGCACCTTAACCAAACTTTTATTCCTTCGCCTGCGGTAACTAACCTGCCCGATTCGTTGAAACGTGTGCTTACTTTCCAAACCGCGCTTACCCAAAAATGGGATATCAACCCGGAGCTCATCTGGTCGTTAAGCAACATCTGGCATGGGCAGGAATATTGCATCCCGAGGTTAACCCAAAAAGCTAACCAGAACGACGGGCAAAATCCGGCTTACTACGCGGTGCCTATCTCCACTACCGATCTGTTTTATACCAACAAAGGCGTACCTATTGATGAAGATAAAACCTGGGATTATGCCGACCGTAACCAACTGCGCACCGGTGATGCCGCTAACTTTTACTACATCAAACAAGGTTACCAAACCATTAAAGCCCACTTTGATCGTGAACCGCGCTTTTACGGCAGCATCGGTTTTGATGGCGGTATTTGGTTTGGCGATGGGATCCTGGATGCCAAAATTGCCCACTACGTACCTGCAAGGGGCGTAACCGCGCTGGCCGGACCGAAAACGTTGCAAAAAACCAACATCACCGGCTACTGGCCTAAAAAACTGGCCAACTATTTAACCGTGTATGACGACGGCTTTAACTGGACGGATTTTTCGATGCCTGTAATGCGCATGGCCGGTTTATACCTGCTTTATGCTGAAGCTTTAAATGAGGCTAATGGCCCAACAGCCGATGCCATAAGCTATGTGGATAGGGTAAGGGCACGCGCCGGATTAGATGGCGTGGTTAACGCATGGGCTGCCTATTCAAAAAATCCATCAAAACCTACTACCAAAGAAGGTTTACGCGCCATCATTCACCAGGAGCGCCGCATTGAGCTTTGTTTTGAGGGCCAAAGCGGCTGGGATTTACGCCGTTGGAAAGAGTTGCAGGGTGTGTTAAGCACCCCGCTAACCGGCTGGAGCATTTACGAAGAACAAGCTATTAACTACTACCGCGCCCGCAACGTAGAGATCCCGGTATTCAATACCCGCGATTACCTGTGGCCTATCTGGAACAACTCGATAGTGATTAATGATAACCTTGTTCAAAACCCTTACTGGTAG
- a CDS encoding DUF4959 domain-containing protein, with amino-acid sequence MKDIMSNNHIKSVYFLAILALLTACLFSCSKSDTYKLPDDTDKSKPGVVTNVKVRNFNGGAVLTYTLPSSQNLLYVVADYNINGKTARQTKSSYFLDTIRVDGFESSKEYTITLHSVTRANVQSDPITVTVHPDTPYYQLIRKSLTLAADFGGVHLSALNKDKRPVGINLVTIDPANNKFAINDRHFTSTDTISYAVRGFSTTPAKFGAFVTDQFGNSSDTTIVTLTPLYEEMLDKKLFFPANTPSDAYIGYGGILPYLWDGFTKEVGGASPWQTTIGPVQKLVQGTFGVGRSYKLSHFLMWTRGYGYANPKVFSIWGSNKDTPADAVTPGGLAAGTTVGDWVVLGTYRFPDPPSGLPQGQTNAADQAFIDAGVNFDLPFNAPPVKYLRVVVKETWFGLDYTYIEEMSFYGIPQ; translated from the coding sequence ATGAAAGATATTATGAGCAATAATCATATAAAGTCGGTATACTTTTTAGCTATACTGGCGCTTTTAACCGCATGCTTGTTTTCATGCTCCAAAAGCGATACTTATAAACTTCCGGACGATACCGATAAAAGCAAACCCGGCGTAGTTACCAATGTTAAGGTGCGCAATTTTAACGGTGGCGCGGTTTTAACTTACACCCTGCCCTCATCGCAAAACCTGCTGTATGTGGTGGCCGATTATAACATCAACGGAAAAACAGCCCGTCAAACTAAATCGAGTTATTTTTTGGATACCATTAGGGTTGATGGCTTTGAAAGCAGTAAGGAATATACCATTACACTGCATTCGGTAACAAGGGCCAATGTACAATCAGACCCTATCACGGTTACCGTTCACCCGGATACGCCTTATTACCAGTTGATCAGGAAAAGCCTTACCCTTGCTGCCGATTTTGGTGGCGTGCATTTATCGGCCTTAAATAAAGATAAACGCCCGGTAGGCATCAACCTCGTAACTATCGATCCTGCAAACAATAAATTCGCCATCAACGACAGGCATTTTACCAGTACCGATACCATTAGTTATGCGGTGCGCGGTTTCAGCACTACGCCTGCCAAATTCGGCGCGTTTGTGACCGATCAGTTTGGTAATTCGTCTGATACTACCATTGTAACACTTACGCCTTTGTATGAAGAGATGCTTGATAAAAAGCTGTTTTTCCCGGCTAATACCCCAAGCGATGCTTACATAGGTTATGGCGGTATTCTACCTTATTTATGGGATGGCTTTACCAAAGAGGTTGGCGGCGCTTCGCCATGGCAAACCACTATCGGGCCGGTTCAGAAACTGGTACAGGGTACTTTTGGCGTAGGCAGAAGTTATAAGCTAAGTCACTTTTTAATGTGGACCCGTGGTTACGGCTATGCCAACCCTAAAGTATTCAGCATCTGGGGATCAAATAAAGATACCCCTGCCGATGCCGTTACGCCTGGAGGCCTTGCCGCCGGAACTACCGTTGGCGACTGGGTGGTGCTGGGTACTTACCGTTTCCCTGATCCGCCGTCGGGTTTGCCGCAGGGACAAACCAACGCTGCCGACCAGGCCTTTATTGATGCCGGCGTAAACTTCGATCTGCCGTTTAATGCTCCGCCTGTAAAATACCTTAGGGTAGTGGTGAAAGAAACCTGGTTTGGTTTGGATTACACCTATATCGAAGAAATGTCGTTTTACGGAATCCCTCAATAA
- a CDS encoding DUF4998 domain-containing protein, with product MKINIKNIAWLVLLLAAWGCSKKNEAYKELIKGGEKYYPGVISNANYRAGKLRTQLVWNPSPDPKIVKYKIYWNNKQDSLTVTAESHDPLDTVKVIIPNLVEGTYNFIVNSVDSEGHISIAKTINGVRVYGSVYAGGIFNRGYNADNPFTVDITTGLVKLNFNQITLDSVTINTKTIVTYINTAGQTKIALLKPEDSIVTINDFQFGTDVTYQSSYLPFRGAIDTFTVASPTLFPRVRRVGDITSLYIKNPGYTFQRGDNGTNKWGTPKDWQYNNNVLNQDGGKGGGWSWDGNGVIHFESKDWGGDGVNNGKVYQTITLPAGSYALDIETAGYGGNFNANEIVAVGNALPDITNIGSPLAIFRGDQNNLGGTHTLSFTLAATTTITFGWVVNTQNYTYVQFKGVKLRSL from the coding sequence ATGAAAATCAACATCAAAAATATAGCATGGCTGGTATTGCTGCTGGCCGCATGGGGCTGCTCGAAAAAGAATGAAGCCTATAAAGAGCTGATAAAAGGCGGCGAAAAATATTACCCCGGTGTAATATCAAACGCCAATTACAGGGCAGGCAAGCTGCGTACCCAACTGGTATGGAACCCAAGTCCCGACCCTAAAATTGTGAAGTACAAAATTTACTGGAACAACAAGCAGGATTCGTTAACCGTTACGGCCGAAAGCCATGATCCGCTGGATACCGTAAAAGTAATTATCCCCAACCTGGTTGAGGGTACCTATAACTTTATCGTAAACTCGGTTGATAGCGAAGGGCATATTTCCATCGCCAAAACCATTAATGGTGTACGAGTGTACGGTTCGGTTTACGCGGGAGGTATTTTTAACCGCGGTTACAATGCCGATAACCCTTTTACGGTTGATATTACCACCGGCCTGGTTAAGCTGAACTTTAACCAGATCACGCTCGATTCGGTAACCATCAACACCAAAACCATTGTTACGTACATCAACACCGCCGGGCAAACCAAAATCGCTTTGCTAAAACCTGAAGATTCGATAGTGACTATTAATGATTTTCAGTTTGGTACCGATGTTACCTACCAATCAAGCTATCTGCCGTTCAGGGGGGCTATCGATACGTTTACGGTGGCTTCGCCTACGCTTTTCCCAAGAGTTAGGCGTGTGGGCGACATCACATCGCTCTACATCAAAAACCCAGGATACACATTTCAACGCGGAGATAATGGTACCAACAAATGGGGGACCCCTAAAGACTGGCAGTACAACAACAACGTGCTGAACCAGGATGGCGGCAAAGGCGGCGGCTGGTCGTGGGATGGCAATGGCGTGATCCATTTCGAATCGAAAGACTGGGGCGGCGATGGGGTGAACAATGGTAAAGTTTATCAAACCATTACCCTGCCAGCCGGTAGCTACGCGCTGGATATTGAAACGGCCGGCTATGGTGGCAACTTCAATGCTAATGAGATTGTGGCGGTTGGCAATGCCTTACCGGATATCACCAATATCGGTAGCCCGCTGGCCATCTTCCGTGGCGATCAGAATAACCTGGGCGGTACGCATACGCTAAGCTTTACTCTTGCGGCAACCACCACCATTACGTTTGGATGGGTGGTAAATACGCAGAACTATACTTATGTACAGTTTAAAGGTGTTAAGCTGAGGAGTTTGTAA
- a CDS encoding discoidin domain-containing protein, giving the protein MFKRFSLSRFLIVILTGVCSGVYAQSNEVSLNSSSGQQWKVKPQADVTDASQIKDAGYNTSGWVTAVVPGTTFASYVAAALEKDPNFGDNIYKVDKAKYDRSFWYRTEFGIPASYTKKTIWLNFRGVNRKADIYLNGTLLGTLDGFMQRGHFDISALASRNGKNVLTALVYIPKQPLANVGSPNYVSSAGWDWMPYVPGLNSGITDNVFLSNTGDVTIKDPWIRAELPTNARADLSVALEVKNNAASSQAAIIKGVITPGNIEFQKKVYVDANGSTDVKLTKRDFEQLMINSPKLWWPNGYGEPNLYNCKLSVSVGDEVSDVRNIKFGIKRYSYDTIGHVLHLAINGTKVFIKGGDWGMSEYLLRCRGAEYDYKVKLHKEMNFNMIRNWIGSTTDEEFYDACDKYGIMVWDDFWLNANPNLPADLTAFNANAIEKIKRFRNHPAIAVWCADNEGWPEQPLSAWLKEDLATFDGGDRWYQPNSHAENLTGSGPWDAKDPRYYFTAYPTGLGGNKGWGLRSELGTAVFVNFESFKKFMPKENWWPRNEMWDQHFFGPRAFNAGPDSYQASITNGYGEPKGIEDFCRKAQFVSLESNKAMFEGWQDAMGEDASGLMTWMSQSAYPSMVWQTYDYYYDLTGAYWGVKKACEPLHIQWNPLTNAIKVINTTRKDVDGLTASADVYNLDGTLVKQYSISKTIDAPANSSGAAFDLKFNQYKADLAKNKKVVSSSSTNGDASAVNDGNPGTRWASRYNDGEWVYIDLGKEEVVNGVGLSWEDAYAKSFKIQVSNDANHWYDVYSTTEGRQGEQKITFPEVNARYVKMQGVERATYWGYSLYNFEVYEGDVASEGLSAVHFIKLKLSDNTGKIVSDNFYWRGNKRKDYTALNNLPKVDLKVDYKTVKADGKYYITAQVTNPSSSKAVAFGVRVQAVKASTGEQILPGIMSDNYFTLLKGESKTVKIEFDEAALGKDAVKLEAEAYNNTVAGR; this is encoded by the coding sequence ATGTTTAAACGTTTTTCTTTATCCCGATTTTTAATTGTCATCCTTACAGGTGTTTGCTCCGGTGTCTATGCCCAAAGCAACGAGGTGTCGCTCAACAGCTCGTCCGGGCAGCAATGGAAGGTAAAACCACAAGCCGACGTTACCGATGCCTCGCAAATTAAGGATGCCGGCTACAATACTTCCGGCTGGGTTACTGCCGTTGTTCCCGGTACCACGTTCGCATCGTACGTGGCAGCCGCGTTAGAGAAAGACCCCAACTTTGGCGATAATATTTACAAGGTTGATAAAGCCAAATATGATCGTAGTTTTTGGTACCGTACCGAATTTGGAATCCCCGCAAGCTATACCAAAAAAACTATCTGGCTTAATTTTAGGGGCGTAAATCGCAAGGCTGATATTTACCTGAATGGTACTTTATTGGGTACTTTGGATGGGTTTATGCAACGCGGCCATTTTGATATCAGCGCATTGGCAAGCCGAAACGGCAAAAACGTATTGACTGCATTGGTTTATATCCCCAAACAACCATTGGCCAACGTAGGCAGCCCCAACTATGTATCAAGTGCTGGCTGGGATTGGATGCCGTATGTACCGGGCCTTAACTCTGGTATTACCGATAATGTTTTCCTGAGCAATACCGGCGATGTAACTATTAAAGATCCCTGGATCCGCGCCGAGTTACCAACCAATGCCCGTGCCGATCTCTCGGTTGCTTTGGAAGTTAAAAACAATGCGGCAAGTTCGCAGGCAGCTATTATTAAAGGTGTAATTACACCGGGCAATATCGAGTTTCAGAAAAAGGTTTATGTGGATGCCAATGGCAGCACCGATGTAAAACTCACCAAACGCGATTTTGAGCAGCTGATGATCAACAGTCCCAAACTTTGGTGGCCAAACGGTTATGGCGAGCCTAACCTGTACAACTGCAAACTGAGCGTTAGTGTGGGCGATGAAGTATCGGACGTAAGGAACATCAAATTCGGTATTAAAAGATACAGCTATGATACCATTGGCCATGTATTGCACCTGGCCATTAACGGCACCAAAGTATTTATAAAAGGCGGCGACTGGGGCATGAGCGAATACCTGCTGCGCTGCCGTGGTGCCGAATATGATTACAAGGTAAAGCTGCACAAGGAAATGAACTTCAACATGATCCGTAACTGGATCGGTTCAACTACCGACGAGGAGTTTTATGATGCCTGCGATAAATATGGCATTATGGTTTGGGACGATTTCTGGCTGAATGCCAACCCAAATCTTCCGGCCGATTTGACGGCGTTTAACGCCAATGCCATCGAAAAAATAAAGCGGTTCAGAAACCATCCTGCTATTGCCGTGTGGTGCGCCGATAATGAGGGATGGCCTGAACAACCGCTCAGCGCCTGGCTGAAAGAAGACCTGGCCACCTTTGATGGCGGCGACCGCTGGTACCAACCCAACTCGCACGCCGAAAATCTTACCGGCAGCGGCCCATGGGATGCCAAAGATCCACGCTACTACTTTACCGCATACCCAACCGGCCTGGGCGGTAACAAAGGCTGGGGTTTACGTTCTGAGCTGGGCACTGCGGTATTTGTAAACTTTGAAAGCTTTAAAAAATTTATGCCGAAAGAAAACTGGTGGCCGCGCAATGAAATGTGGGATCAGCACTTTTTCGGTCCGAGGGCATTTAATGCCGGGCCGGATAGTTACCAGGCCAGCATTACAAACGGCTACGGCGAACCAAAGGGGATAGAAGACTTTTGCCGTAAAGCGCAGTTTGTAAGTTTGGAAAGCAACAAGGCTATGTTTGAGGGCTGGCAGGATGCCATGGGCGAGGATGCTTCGGGTTTGATGACCTGGATGAGCCAATCGGCCTATCCATCAATGGTATGGCAAACCTATGATTACTATTATGATTTGACGGGCGCTTACTGGGGCGTTAAAAAGGCCTGCGAACCGTTGCACATTCAATGGAATCCTTTAACCAATGCCATTAAAGTAATTAACACTACCCGGAAAGATGTGGATGGATTAACAGCTTCGGCAGATGTGTATAATTTGGATGGTACACTGGTGAAACAATACAGTATTTCAAAAACTATCGATGCCCCGGCCAACAGTTCAGGTGCGGCATTTGATCTGAAATTTAACCAGTACAAGGCCGATCTGGCAAAAAACAAAAAAGTTGTAAGCTCATCATCAACCAACGGCGATGCTTCGGCTGTTAACGATGGTAACCCTGGCACCCGCTGGGCCAGCCGTTACAACGATGGCGAATGGGTTTATATCGATCTGGGTAAAGAAGAAGTAGTGAACGGTGTTGGCCTAAGCTGGGAAGATGCCTATGCAAAATCGTTCAAGATCCAGGTATCAAACGATGCCAATCACTGGTATGATGTATACAGCACCACCGAAGGCCGCCAGGGCGAACAGAAAATCACCTTCCCCGAGGTTAACGCCCGCTACGTAAAAATGCAGGGCGTGGAGCGTGCTACTTACTGGGGGTATTCGCTTTATAATTTTGAGGTTTATGAGGGCGATGTAGCCAGTGAAGGTTTATCGGCGGTACACTTTATCAAACTAAAACTTAGTGATAATACCGGTAAAATAGTATCTGATAATTTTTACTGGAGGGGTAACAAGCGTAAAGATTATACTGCTTTAAATAACCTGCCCAAAGTTGATTTGAAGGTAGATTATAAAACGGTTAAGGCCGATGGTAAATATTATATCACGGCTCAGGTAACTAATCCTTCATCATCAAAAGCCGTAGCTTTCGGTGTGCGTGTGCAGGCAGTTAAAGCATCTACCGGTGAGCAGATTTTGCCGGGCATTATGAGCGATAACTATTTTACTTTGCTGAAAGGAGAAAGTAAAACAGTTAAGATTGAATTTGACGAGGCTGCGTTAGGGAAGGATGCTGTGAAGTTGGAGGCTGAGGCTTATAATAACACGGTTGCAGGAAGATAG
- a CDS encoding glycoside hydrolase family 3 N-terminal domain-containing protein: MKKITLGLISLSTLIITTSGTLKTNPDTPLYKDKKAPVADRVEDLLKRMTLKEKVEQLQNRASGSADEIDRIFKGESYGCTHEMNRSAAECADMYQKLQTYMLTKTRLGIPILTAAEGIEGILQNNSTIFPQELAQGSTFNPALINRMTSAAGDEAQVMGIHQILSPVLDIARELRWGRVEETFGEDPYLIAEMGVAFVKGYQKSSITCTPKHFMAHGSPSGGLNCANVSGGERELRSLYMYPFKRVIAETNPLAVMSCYSSYDGVAMSGSAYYMTDILRGELGFKGYVYSDWGSVDRLQTFHHAVDSQEDAAKMALIAGIDLDIDDAYTKLEGLIASGKLDLKYIDQAVRRVLTVKFNLGLFENPYGDPAKVAKVVHSAANVAMAKEVADESAILLKNNNNILPLNLSKYKSIAVVGPNSNQTIFGDYAWTERNPKLGTTLLAGLKEVIGNKAITLNQAEGCDWWSQDKSHIAEAVKAVEQSDIAIVAIGTRSTFLGRSPKNSTSGEGFDLSSLELPGVQMDLLKAIKATGKPMVVIFIAGKPLAMPWVKDNADAVLVQWYGGEKQGRTLADILTGVVNPSGHLNVSFPRSTGNSPSFYNHYVTDRNEPFDQPGSPEEPKGHYIFDRPDPLWAFGEGMSYSNFKYVSCTVKDSVLNENGTINVEVEIENTGNRDGKEVVQLYVRDKVSSVATPVQQLKAFKKELIKAGARVKINLHVPVSELGLYNDRMKYVVEPGEFDIQVGGASNQIVFHKTVSVK, encoded by the coding sequence ATGAAAAAAATAACTTTAGGCCTAATCAGTCTTTCAACCCTGATAATTACCACATCGGGCACTTTAAAAACTAACCCCGACACCCCGCTTTATAAAGATAAAAAAGCCCCCGTTGCTGATAGAGTGGAAGACCTGCTGAAACGCATGACCCTGAAAGAAAAGGTTGAGCAACTGCAAAACCGCGCATCAGGCAGCGCCGACGAAATTGACCGGATATTTAAAGGCGAAAGCTACGGCTGCACCCACGAAATGAACCGCAGCGCCGCCGAATGTGCCGATATGTATCAAAAGCTGCAAACCTATATGCTTACCAAAACCCGGCTGGGCATCCCCATCCTTACCGCTGCCGAAGGCATTGAAGGCATCCTGCAAAACAACAGCACCATTTTTCCGCAGGAACTGGCTCAGGGTAGTACCTTTAACCCGGCACTCATCAACAGGATGACATCAGCCGCCGGCGATGAGGCACAGGTGATGGGCATCCACCAGATTCTTTCTCCGGTACTGGATATTGCCCGCGAGTTGCGCTGGGGCAGGGTAGAAGAAACCTTTGGCGAAGACCCATACCTCATTGCCGAAATGGGCGTGGCCTTTGTAAAGGGCTATCAAAAAAGCAGTATCACCTGTACGCCCAAGCATTTTATGGCCCACGGTTCGCCATCGGGCGGGTTAAATTGCGCTAATGTAAGCGGCGGCGAGCGCGAGTTACGCAGCCTGTATATGTACCCTTTTAAAAGGGTGATTGCCGAAACCAATCCGCTTGCGGTAATGTCGTGCTATAGTTCGTACGATGGGGTAGCCATGTCCGGCTCTGCCTATTACATGACCGATATTTTGCGCGGCGAGCTGGGCTTTAAAGGCTATGTATATTCGGATTGGGGATCGGTAGATCGCCTGCAAACATTCCATCATGCTGTAGATTCGCAGGAAGATGCCGCCAAAATGGCCCTCATTGCCGGTATCGACCTCGATATTGACGATGCCTATACCAAATTGGAAGGCTTGATTGCGAGCGGTAAATTGGATCTGAAATATATTGACCAGGCTGTGCGCCGGGTGTTAACGGTAAAATTTAACCTCGGCCTGTTTGAAAATCCATATGGCGACCCGGCTAAAGTTGCCAAAGTAGTACACAGCGCGGCCAATGTGGCTATGGCTAAGGAGGTCGCCGATGAAAGCGCCATTTTACTTAAAAACAACAATAATATCTTGCCCCTAAATCTCAGCAAATACAAATCGATAGCCGTAGTTGGACCCAACAGTAATCAAACCATTTTTGGCGATTACGCCTGGACAGAGCGCAACCCTAAATTAGGCACAACCCTGCTGGCCGGTTTAAAAGAAGTGATAGGCAATAAAGCTATCACCCTAAACCAGGCCGAGGGCTGCGACTGGTGGAGCCAGGACAAAAGCCATATTGCCGAAGCTGTTAAAGCTGTTGAGCAAAGCGATATAGCCATCGTGGCTATTGGCACCCGCAGCACTTTTTTGGGCCGTAGCCCAAAAAACTCAACCTCGGGCGAGGGTTTTGACCTTTCTTCGCTCGAGTTGCCGGGTGTGCAAATGGATTTGCTGAAAGCTATCAAAGCTACAGGTAAACCTATGGTGGTAATATTCATTGCAGGCAAGCCCCTGGCTATGCCATGGGTAAAAGATAATGCTGATGCCGTGCTGGTGCAATGGTATGGCGGCGAAAAACAAGGCCGTACTTTGGCCGATATCCTTACCGGGGTTGTTAATCCTTCGGGCCATTTAAATGTGTCGTTCCCGCGCAGTACCGGTAATAGCCCATCATTTTACAATCACTATGTAACCGACCGCAACGAACCTTTCGATCAGCCGGGAAGTCCCGAAGAACCTAAGGGGCATTATATTTTTGACAGGCCAGACCCGCTTTGGGCTTTTGGCGAAGGCATGAGCTACAGCAATTTTAAATATGTTAGCTGTACAGTGAAAGATTCGGTATTAAATGAAAACGGAACTATTAATGTAGAGGTCGAGATTGAAAATACCGGTAATCGTGATGGTAAGGAAGTTGTGCAGCTTTATGTACGCGATAAGGTAAGTTCGGTAGCTACGCCGGTGCAGCAGCTTAAGGCTTTTAAAAAAGAACTGATAAAAGCAGGAGCAAGGGTGAAAATTAACTTACACGTGCCGGTATCTGAATTGGGATTGTATAATGATAGAATGAAATACGTGGTTGAACCCGGCGAGTTTGATATACAGGTAGGCGGTGCATCAAACCAGATAGTGTTTCATAAAACGGTTAGCGTGAAGTAA
- a CDS encoding DUF1684 domain-containing protein, with the protein MKYLTTIILLFTVNTFSFAQNHKTQIAEFRKSYMDDFLKDPRSPLKQEDLKYLRFYDADSTYRVTAKAELLTNQTPFVIPAFDGTAKQYLRYALLSFTLKDKSLQLTIYKSIALSANPAFSNYLFLPFNDTTNGKETYGGGRYIDLTTKDIKNGSIVIDFNKAYNPYCAFAGGYSCPKPPDENNLDIAIVAGEKNFGKAH; encoded by the coding sequence ATGAAATACCTCACTACAATAATCCTGTTATTTACCGTTAATACTTTCAGCTTTGCTCAAAACCACAAAACCCAGATAGCCGAATTCCGCAAAAGCTATATGGATGATTTTTTGAAAGATCCCCGCTCGCCGCTAAAACAGGAAGATTTAAAATACCTCCGATTTTACGATGCCGACAGCACTTACCGTGTTACCGCTAAAGCAGAGTTGCTAACCAATCAAACCCCGTTTGTTATTCCGGCTTTTGATGGTACGGCGAAGCAATATCTCCGCTACGCCTTGCTCTCATTTACTTTGAAAGATAAATCATTACAATTAACCATTTACAAAAGCATAGCCCTATCGGCAAACCCGGCATTCAGTAATTACCTGTTTTTGCCTTTTAACGATACTACCAATGGGAAAGAAACTTATGGAGGCGGCCGCTATATCGACCTTACCACCAAAGACATTAAAAACGGCAGTATCGTTATCGACTTTAATAAGGCCTACAATCCTTACTGTGCCTTTGCCGGCGGTTACTCATGCCCTAAGCCACCCGATGAGAATAATTTGGATATAGCGATTGTGGCCGGGGAAAAGAATTTTGGGAAGGCGCACTAA
- a CDS encoding nuclear transport factor 2 family protein, whose amino-acid sequence MKTTEEIKEQLANKFLNGLRNRDWDLMRSALTDDVTWTLPGTSLLSGPAIGADAVIKRANQLRDFGVMVKLNHILYGLDSVALSLHNTASRGDLILDEYVAIVCDISDGKIVRIVTHLSDVEGINRFFVEGVI is encoded by the coding sequence ATGAAAACTACAGAAGAGATCAAAGAACAATTAGCCAATAAATTTTTAAATGGTTTAAGGAACCGCGACTGGGATTTAATGCGCTCGGCACTGACCGATGATGTAACCTGGACATTGCCCGGTACCAGTCTGCTTTCCGGCCCGGCTATTGGTGCCGATGCGGTAATAAAAAGAGCCAATCAGCTGCGCGATTTTGGGGTGATGGTGAAATTGAACCACATTTTATACGGCCTGGATAGCGTAGCGCTTTCCCTGCACAATACAGCCAGCCGCGGCGATCTGATTTTGGATGAATATGTAGCAATTGTTTGCGATATCAGCGATGGCAAGATTGTTAGGATAGTTACCCATTTGAGTGATGTGGAAGGCATCAATCGTTTTTTTGTTGAAGGGGTGATTTAA